One Deltaproteobacteria bacterium genomic window carries:
- a CDS encoding 4Fe-4S binding protein — translation MYIDKDLCQSCLDCLPVCPMGAIMLKDKEVIIDYEMCVECGVCRRFRICPEDAIKQVEEIPYPRIIRAVFSDPLVTHESTGIGGRGTEEMKTNDVTNNFTLGKIGFSVELGRPGVGAYLSDLDKVARKVTSMGVIFAEENPVIPLIADRKTGALRPEILKEKVLSAIVEFLVPEEDALDFIDELKKFMNEELETVATMSVISRADQNGDSEFLKKLKDHGETPYPNGKVNIGMAIV, via the coding sequence ATGTATATTGATAAAGACCTTTGCCAAAGTTGCCTTGACTGCCTGCCTGTCTGTCCCATGGGCGCGATCATGCTGAAGGATAAAGAGGTTATTATTGACTATGAGATGTGCGTCGAATGCGGGGTATGCCGCCGCTTCCGCATCTGCCCTGAAGACGCAATAAAACAGGTGGAAGAAATTCCTTATCCGAGAATTATCAGGGCGGTCTTTTCAGATCCGCTGGTGACGCACGAAAGCACAGGGATTGGCGGTCGCGGCACCGAAGAGATGAAGACAAATGATGTTACAAATAATTTTACTTTGGGAAAAATCGGTTTTTCCGTGGAATTAGGACGTCCTGGTGTGGGGGCTTATCTGAGTGATCTTGATAAAGTAGCCAGGAAGGTTACCTCCATGGGGGTTATATTTGCCGAAGAGAACCCGGTCATTCCCTTGATTGCAGACCGTAAGACCGGGGCATTGAGACCGGAAATCCTTAAAGAAAAGGTGCTGAGCGCCATTGTCGAGTTTCTTGTGCCAGAAGAAGATGCACTTGACTTCATTGACGAATTGAAAAAATTCATGAATGAGGAACTGGAAACAGTAGCCACGATGAGCGTTATATCTCGGGCTGACCAAAATGGAGATTCTGAGTTTCTGAAAAAGTTGAAAGATCATGGGGAAACTCCTTATCCCAATGGTAAGGTCAATATCGGGATGGCGATTGTCTGA